Below is a genomic region from Xylophilus sp. GW821-FHT01B05.
CAACCTGGACCCGCTGTCGGCCCTGGGCATCGAGGCCCGCACCGACGAGGAACGGCGCCGCTACGCAGAACTGCAGGTGCAGGTCGAGGCGCGCCGCGTCGAGAAGCTGCTTGCCTATCAGCGCGCCTACGACGAGGCCTGGCAGCGCCTGAACCCCGGCATGCAGCGGGTGAACCTGCCGGACGACAAGCCGGTCGCCGGCGCCACGCGCGGCTCCGGCCGCACGGCAGTGTTCGTCAAGGACGGCTGCGTGGCCTGCGGCCAGCTCGTGCAGCGCCTGCAATCCTCGGGGGCCGAGTTCGACCTGTACATGGTCGGCAGCCGCCAGGACGACGCGCGCATCCGCGACTGGGCCAAGCGCGCGAACGTCGATCCGGCGCGCGTGCGCCGCGGCACCATCACGCTCAACCACGACGGCGGCCGCTGGCTGTCGCTGGGCCTGCCCGGCGACTTGCCCGCGGTCGTGCGCGAGATGAACGGCCAATGGCAGCGCCAGCCATAGCCGCACCCCTGCGCGCACTGGTGCTCACCGCTGGCCTGTGCGCCTGCGTCGCCCAGGCCCAGGAGGTTCCGCCACCGGCCTATCAGCTCGCCGCGCAGCGCGCAGGCATCCCCTCGACCGTGCTCTACGCCGTGGCCTTGCAGGAAAGCGGCATCCGCCGCAACGGGCGCATCGTCCCGTGGCCGTGGTCGCTCAATGTCGCCGGCCAGTCGCGCCGCTATGCGACCCGCGCCGATGCCTGCGCGGGCTTGCAGCAGGTGATGC
It encodes:
- a CDS encoding TIGR03759 family integrating conjugative element protein, with product MKPSIIFSVLLLAFTQWPAWAQQPATAPARNAQSQERPLAARILDDRVASDWGLQPQEWARYRELMDGPLGIYSPNLDPLSALGIEARTDEERRRYAELQVQVEARRVEKLLAYQRAYDEAWQRLNPGMQRVNLPDDKPVAGATRGSGRTAVFVKDGCVACGQLVQRLQSSGAEFDLYMVGSRQDDARIRDWAKRANVDPARVRRGTITLNHDGGRWLSLGLPGDLPAVVREMNGQWQRQP